A single genomic interval of Tsukamurella paurometabola harbors:
- a CDS encoding serpin family protein has translation MQIRRAVAALFVAGTLAACGGAPSAPDALSLERSKTAFEQVGIDETRDDATALVSTATRLGARLAAGDPRAGSTAVSPWSVLSLLGMLRAGAQGETAAQLDGAGLGAAKDLPRAMAALTGQAAQWAGDPGTVPAGSPPATPLFQSQVAVLTAKQPEDRRVRSEYLDALSASYDTGVYPVDFGLGVGRPLGEWVAVNTGSSLTSAPLRTGSDTRLAAATTAYLAAAWRFPFDAARTRPAPFTASDGAVLDPPTMRGTVPARVAAGEGFTALQLDYGTTLALQIVLPTPGTPLPDAASESRFTAARIALAGAPSTPHEVSLPKWRTATWTGLADPLRDAGLTALFAGPGLDGVAPGAPFLSDARAAAVLTVGEKGTASDTATAAPTPEPAPGPAPFVVDRAFAYSVVDTATGLPLMMGTVNRPGG, from the coding sequence ATGCAGATCCGGCGCGCCGTGGCGGCGCTGTTCGTCGCGGGAACCCTCGCCGCGTGCGGCGGCGCACCGTCGGCGCCGGACGCCCTCTCGCTCGAGCGGTCCAAGACCGCCTTCGAACAGGTCGGCATCGACGAGACCCGCGACGACGCGACGGCGCTGGTCTCCACCGCCACCCGCCTCGGTGCACGGCTGGCGGCCGGCGACCCCCGCGCCGGGAGCACCGCCGTCTCCCCCTGGTCCGTGCTGAGCCTGCTGGGCATGCTCCGGGCCGGGGCGCAGGGCGAGACCGCCGCCCAGCTCGACGGTGCCGGGCTCGGCGCCGCGAAGGATCTGCCCCGGGCGATGGCGGCCCTCACCGGGCAGGCCGCGCAGTGGGCGGGCGACCCCGGGACCGTCCCCGCCGGATCGCCGCCCGCGACGCCGCTGTTCCAGTCGCAGGTCGCGGTCCTGACCGCGAAGCAACCCGAGGACCGCCGGGTGCGGTCCGAGTACCTCGACGCGTTGTCCGCGAGCTACGACACCGGCGTCTACCCCGTGGACTTCGGCCTCGGCGTGGGGCGACCGCTGGGCGAGTGGGTGGCGGTGAACACCGGCAGCAGCCTCACCTCCGCGCCGCTGCGCACCGGATCCGACACCCGCCTCGCCGCCGCGACCACCGCCTACCTCGCGGCGGCGTGGCGCTTCCCGTTCGACGCGGCCCGCACCCGGCCCGCGCCGTTCACCGCCTCCGACGGTGCGGTGCTCGACCCGCCCACCATGCGCGGCACGGTGCCGGCCCGCGTGGCGGCGGGCGAGGGGTTCACCGCGCTCCAACTGGACTACGGGACCACGCTGGCCCTGCAGATCGTGCTGCCCACGCCGGGCACCCCGCTCCCGGACGCGGCGAGCGAGAGCCGGTTCACCGCGGCCAGGATCGCGCTGGCGGGGGCACCGTCGACGCCGCACGAGGTGAGCCTGCCGAAGTGGCGCACCGCCACCTGGACCGGGCTCGCCGACCCACTCCGCGACGCGGGCCTGACGGCGCTGTTCGCCGGCCCGGGACTCGACGGGGTGGCCCCGGGCGCACCGTTCCTGTCCGACGCCCGTGCCGCCGCCGTCCTCACCGTGGGCGAGAAGGGCACCGCGTCCGACACCGCCACCGCGGCGCCGACACCGGAACCCGCGCCCGGTCCGGCGCCGTTCGTCGTGGACCGGGCCTTCGCCTACTCGGTGGTCGACACGGCGACGGGTCTGCCGCTCATGATGGGGACGGTGAACCGCCCGGGCGGTTAG
- a CDS encoding MarR family winged helix-turn-helix transcriptional regulator — translation MVDAGSTRWLSDEEMAAWLPLIHVAMRLPAKLDTQLRADAGITHYEFMVLSQLSQAPDRTLGLSALAEAANSSPSRLSHVLRKLGERGWLVRHAEGRSAYAELTDEGFAALDGAARGHVEEVRRLVFDHLTARDVTALRAALSKITPGLADEA, via the coding sequence ATGGTGGACGCGGGAAGCACCCGGTGGTTGTCCGATGAGGAGATGGCGGCCTGGTTGCCCCTCATCCACGTCGCGATGCGGCTCCCCGCCAAGCTGGACACGCAGTTGCGTGCCGATGCCGGCATCACCCACTACGAGTTCATGGTGCTCTCGCAGTTGTCGCAGGCGCCGGACCGCACGCTCGGCCTGTCGGCGCTCGCGGAGGCCGCCAACTCGTCGCCCTCGCGGTTGTCGCACGTGCTGCGCAAGCTCGGTGAGCGCGGATGGCTGGTGCGGCACGCGGAGGGGCGTTCCGCCTACGCGGAGCTCACCGACGAGGGATTCGCGGCGCTCGACGGTGCCGCGCGCGGCCACGTCGAGGAGGTGCGGCGCCTGGTCTTCGATCACCTCACGGCCCGCGACGTCACGGCCCTGCGCGCCGCGCTGTCCAAGATCACCCCGGGCCTCGCCGACGAGGCGTGA
- a CDS encoding error-prone DNA polymerase has translation MGWSNGPSWSEMERVLSGRAPVRRAEEPPGDGGDSPAWSRKREPYVPPAGGPGVSGVPYAELHAHTAFSFLDGAALPEEMVEQAHALGLKALAVTDHNGFYGVVRFAEAALELGVPTVFGAELSLEHDADRTGTEDPSGEHLLVLARGQEGYRRLSRAMAEAHMEAGEKGLLRFHPDRLAEWAGGHWHILTGCRKGAVRRALAERGPDGAAAALAELVDRFGEDRVSVELTVHGVPEDDERNHLLAGVAARMGVGTVATTGAHFARPGQRRLASTLAAIRARRSLDELDGWLPAAGGAHLRSGDEMALLLPEHPGAIAAAAELGAECAFSLKLIAPNLPPFDVPSGHTEATWLRELTRRGALERYGPPERNPQAYRQIEHELNVIETLTFPGYFLIVHSIVTFCRENDILCQGRGSAANSAVCFALGITAVDPVRNQLLFERFLAPERDGPPDIDVDIESDRREEAIQFVYRKYGREYAAQVANVITYRGRSAVRDTARALGYSQGQQDAWSKQISSWGWRNDPVPEGIPERVVELAAQIADLPRHLGIHSGGMVICDRPIADVCPTEWARMEDRSVLQWDKDDCAAAGLVKFDLLGLGMLSALHYAKDLLAEHKGIDVDFAQLDLADENVYEMLCRADSVGVFQVESRAQMATLPRLKPRNFYDLVVEVALIRPGPIQGGSVHPYIRRRNGQEKPTVEHPSMWKALERTLGVPLFQEQLMQLATDVAGFSPAEADQLRRAMGSKRSTEKMEQLRQRFYDGARDRHGIEGEVADRIFEKLAAFANFGFPESHSQSFASLVFYSSWFKLYHPAAFCAALLRAQPMGFYSPQSLVADARRHGVTVHGPCVNRSLPWANLENAGAEVRLGLAAIRTIGDDLAERIAHERDAHGAYTSLTDLTARVELTVAQSEALATSGALDCFGRDRRQALWEAGAAARERPDRLPGTATAGVPPTLPGMSETELAAADAWATSVTVGTYPTEFLRPTLDRLGVVPADRLLSLPDGDRVLVGGAVTHRQRPATAGGVTFINLEDETGMVNVVCSQGLWARYRRLAQSAPALLIRGKLQNAEGAVTVVADRLQRMDLSVPSRSRDWQ, from the coding sequence GTGGGATGGAGTAACGGGCCCAGCTGGTCGGAGATGGAGCGGGTGCTCTCCGGGCGGGCGCCGGTGCGCCGGGCGGAGGAGCCGCCGGGCGACGGGGGCGATTCCCCCGCGTGGTCCCGCAAGCGTGAGCCCTACGTGCCGCCCGCCGGCGGTCCGGGGGTCTCCGGGGTGCCCTACGCGGAGCTGCACGCGCACACCGCCTTCAGCTTCCTCGACGGTGCCGCGCTGCCGGAGGAGATGGTCGAGCAGGCCCACGCGCTCGGCCTGAAGGCGCTCGCGGTCACCGATCACAACGGCTTCTACGGGGTCGTCCGGTTCGCCGAGGCCGCGCTGGAGCTGGGCGTGCCCACGGTCTTCGGTGCGGAACTGTCCCTCGAGCACGACGCCGACCGCACCGGCACCGAGGACCCGTCGGGCGAGCACCTGCTCGTCCTCGCCCGCGGCCAGGAGGGCTACCGCCGCCTCTCGCGCGCCATGGCCGAGGCGCACATGGAGGCGGGGGAGAAGGGGCTGCTGCGCTTCCATCCGGACCGCCTCGCCGAGTGGGCCGGCGGCCACTGGCACATCCTCACCGGCTGCCGCAAGGGTGCGGTCCGGCGCGCCCTCGCCGAGCGGGGTCCCGACGGTGCGGCCGCCGCCCTCGCGGAGCTCGTCGACCGGTTCGGCGAGGACCGGGTGAGCGTGGAGCTCACCGTGCACGGCGTGCCCGAGGACGACGAGCGCAATCACCTCCTGGCGGGGGTGGCCGCACGGATGGGGGTGGGCACCGTCGCCACCACCGGGGCGCACTTCGCCCGGCCCGGCCAGCGGCGCCTGGCGTCGACCCTCGCCGCGATCCGCGCCCGCCGCAGCCTGGACGAGCTGGACGGATGGCTCCCCGCCGCGGGCGGGGCGCACCTGCGCTCGGGCGACGAGATGGCGCTGCTGCTTCCCGAGCACCCCGGCGCCATCGCCGCAGCCGCCGAGCTCGGCGCCGAGTGCGCCTTCAGTCTCAAGCTGATCGCGCCGAACCTGCCGCCCTTCGACGTCCCGTCGGGCCACACGGAGGCCACCTGGCTGCGCGAGCTGACCCGGCGCGGCGCGCTGGAACGGTACGGCCCACCGGAGCGGAACCCGCAGGCGTACCGGCAGATCGAGCACGAGCTGAACGTGATCGAGACGCTCACCTTTCCGGGGTACTTCCTCATCGTGCACAGCATCGTGACCTTCTGCCGCGAGAACGACATCCTGTGCCAGGGCCGCGGCAGCGCCGCCAACTCGGCCGTGTGTTTCGCGCTCGGGATCACGGCGGTGGACCCGGTGCGCAATCAGCTGCTCTTCGAACGCTTCCTCGCCCCCGAGCGCGACGGCCCGCCCGACATCGACGTCGACATCGAGTCCGACCGTCGTGAGGAGGCGATCCAGTTCGTCTACCGGAAGTACGGCCGCGAGTACGCCGCGCAGGTCGCCAACGTCATCACCTATCGCGGGCGGTCCGCGGTGCGCGACACGGCACGCGCCCTCGGCTATTCGCAGGGCCAGCAGGACGCCTGGAGCAAACAGATCTCCAGCTGGGGCTGGCGGAACGATCCGGTGCCCGAGGGGATTCCGGAACGAGTGGTCGAGCTGGCCGCGCAGATCGCGGACCTGCCGCGGCACCTGGGCATCCACTCGGGCGGCATGGTGATCTGCGACCGCCCGATCGCCGACGTCTGTCCCACCGAGTGGGCCCGGATGGAGGATCGCAGCGTGCTCCAGTGGGACAAGGACGACTGCGCCGCCGCGGGCCTGGTGAAGTTCGACCTCCTGGGCCTCGGGATGCTCAGCGCGCTGCACTACGCGAAGGACCTCCTCGCCGAGCACAAGGGCATCGACGTGGACTTCGCGCAGCTCGACCTCGCCGACGAGAACGTGTACGAGATGCTCTGCCGCGCTGATTCCGTGGGCGTCTTCCAGGTGGAGTCGCGCGCGCAGATGGCCACGCTGCCGCGCCTGAAGCCGCGGAACTTCTACGACCTGGTGGTGGAGGTCGCCCTCATCCGGCCCGGCCCCATCCAGGGCGGCTCCGTGCACCCGTACATCCGCCGCCGCAACGGGCAGGAGAAGCCCACCGTCGAGCACCCGTCGATGTGGAAGGCGCTCGAGCGCACCCTGGGGGTGCCGCTCTTCCAGGAGCAGCTCATGCAGCTCGCCACCGACGTCGCGGGCTTCTCTCCGGCGGAGGCCGATCAGCTGCGGCGCGCCATGGGATCCAAGCGCTCCACCGAGAAGATGGAACAGCTGCGGCAGCGCTTCTACGACGGTGCGCGGGACCGGCACGGCATCGAGGGGGAGGTGGCCGACCGGATCTTCGAGAAGCTCGCGGCCTTCGCCAACTTCGGCTTCCCCGAGAGTCATTCGCAGTCGTTCGCGTCGCTGGTCTTCTACTCCTCGTGGTTCAAGCTCTATCACCCGGCGGCGTTCTGCGCGGCGCTGCTGCGGGCCCAGCCGATGGGTTTCTACTCGCCGCAGTCGCTCGTCGCCGATGCGCGGCGGCACGGCGTCACCGTGCACGGGCCGTGCGTGAACCGCAGCCTGCCGTGGGCGAACCTGGAGAACGCGGGTGCGGAGGTCCGGCTCGGGCTCGCCGCGATCCGCACCATCGGCGACGACCTCGCCGAGCGCATCGCCCACGAGCGGGACGCGCACGGCGCCTACACGAGCCTCACCGATCTCACGGCCCGGGTCGAGCTCACGGTCGCGCAATCGGAGGCCCTCGCGACCTCCGGCGCGCTGGACTGCTTCGGCCGCGACCGCCGGCAGGCGCTGTGGGAGGCCGGCGCCGCCGCGCGGGAACGCCCGGACCGGCTGCCGGGCACCGCCACTGCGGGCGTCCCGCCGACCCTGCCCGGCATGAGCGAGACGGAACTCGCGGCGGCGGACGCCTGGGCGACGTCGGTCACCGTCGGTACGTACCCCACGGAGTTCCTGCGCCCCACCCTCGACCGCCTCGGCGTCGTCCCGGCCGACCGCCTGCTCTCGTTGCCCGACGGTGACCGCGTGCTGGTGGGTGGGGCCGTCACGCATCGGCAGCGGCCCGCCACCGCGGGCGGCGTCACCTTCATCAACCTCGAGGACGAGACCGGCATGGTGAACGTGGTGTGCAGCCAGGGGTTGTGGGCGCGGTATCGGCGGCTGGCGCAGTCGGCGCCCGCGCTACTGATCCGGGGCAAGCTGCAGAACGCGGAGGGGGCGGTCACCGTCGTCGCCGATCGGCTGCAGCGCATGGACCTGTCGGTGCCCTCGCGGTCCCGCGATTGGCAGTGA
- a CDS encoding patatin-like phospholipase family protein, translated as MTVLDALRARIAAGSRPGERSDGLRIAVCIEGGGSRSAYSAGMALAVDELGLLPAVDAVYGTSGGGLNAAWLVSGEGRRWLPSWGWDEVLAERVVHPRRVLRGGVVVDTRHLVERVYSDVTPMNFAAILASPISLHPLAVDAHTRRVADLAPYLTDAASLRTALRATTALPLLAGPPVRLAGREFLDGGLAEKVPLATPIDQGATHLLVLRTVEAEAAPRSSRAEQWVLDAYFTARRSAPAPEPVEPGTAEVLQVWVPPGSPAVGRLSNDGPLISHAVEIGRDAALRALAG; from the coding sequence ATGACGGTGCTCGACGCGCTTCGGGCCCGGATCGCCGCGGGGAGCCGCCCCGGGGAACGCTCCGACGGGCTGCGGATCGCCGTGTGCATCGAGGGCGGCGGCTCCCGCTCGGCCTACTCCGCGGGCATGGCGCTGGCGGTCGACGAACTCGGACTCCTGCCGGCCGTCGACGCCGTGTACGGGACGTCGGGAGGCGGTCTGAACGCGGCGTGGCTGGTGTCCGGCGAGGGCCGGCGATGGCTGCCCTCGTGGGGTTGGGACGAGGTGCTGGCCGAGCGGGTGGTGCATCCGCGGCGCGTGCTGCGCGGCGGCGTCGTCGTGGACACGCGGCATCTCGTGGAGCGGGTCTACTCCGACGTCACGCCGATGAACTTCGCCGCGATCCTCGCCAGCCCGATCAGCCTGCACCCCTTGGCCGTCGACGCGCACACCCGGCGGGTCGCCGACCTCGCGCCGTACCTCACCGACGCCGCGTCGCTGCGCACCGCGCTGCGCGCGACCACCGCGCTCCCCCTGCTCGCCGGGCCGCCGGTCCGCCTGGCGGGACGGGAGTTCCTCGACGGCGGTCTCGCGGAGAAGGTGCCCCTGGCCACCCCGATCGACCAGGGCGCCACGCACCTGCTGGTGCTGCGCACAGTGGAGGCCGAGGCGGCGCCGCGGTCCTCACGCGCGGAGCAGTGGGTGCTCGACGCCTACTTCACCGCCCGCCGGTCGGCGCCCGCTCCGGAGCCGGTGGAACCGGGAACCGCCGAGGTGCTGCAGGTGTGGGTCCCGCCCGGGAGCCCGGCCGTCGGCCGGCTCTCCAACGACGGTCCGCTCATCTCCCACGCCGTCGAGATCGGGCGGGACGCCGCGCTCCGCGCCCTCGCCGGGTAA
- a CDS encoding amidohydrolase family protein, with product MSSPSTTPGPTSDEEIPAYLETLGIPGLADIHVHFLPEPMLVKVWDFFDRASSEYGTEWPIRYRFDEDTRLELIRGMGVTAIPALTYPHKPGMAVWLNDWCAEFARRVPDGIHCATLYPEPGVGEYVAKAVADGARLFKMHVQVGVFAPDDPLLDPAWDVLSAAAIPVVIHAGSGPVEGPYTGPDRVAEVLRKHPDLTLVIAHLGMPEYDRFADLAERFPHVHLDTTMAATDFTERTAPMPPGYVDRLGALADKVVLGSDFPNIPYDYAHQLFGLARLGLGDDWMRKVLWHNGRALLERAGA from the coding sequence ATGAGCAGTCCGAGCACGACGCCGGGACCGACCTCCGACGAGGAGATCCCGGCGTACCTGGAGACCCTCGGCATTCCCGGCCTCGCCGACATCCACGTGCACTTCCTGCCCGAGCCGATGCTGGTCAAGGTGTGGGACTTCTTCGACCGTGCGAGCTCCGAATACGGTACCGAATGGCCCATCCGGTACCGGTTCGACGAGGACACCCGGCTCGAACTGATCCGCGGCATGGGCGTGACCGCCATCCCCGCGCTCACGTACCCGCACAAGCCCGGAATGGCGGTGTGGCTCAACGACTGGTGCGCCGAATTCGCCCGCCGCGTGCCCGACGGCATCCACTGCGCGACCCTCTACCCCGAGCCCGGCGTCGGCGAGTACGTCGCCAAGGCCGTCGCCGACGGCGCCCGCCTGTTCAAGATGCACGTCCAGGTGGGCGTCTTCGCTCCCGACGATCCGCTGCTCGACCCCGCCTGGGACGTGCTGTCCGCGGCCGCGATCCCGGTGGTCATCCACGCCGGATCGGGCCCCGTCGAGGGCCCGTACACCGGGCCGGACCGCGTCGCCGAGGTGCTGCGCAAGCACCCCGACCTGACGCTCGTCATCGCGCACCTGGGCATGCCCGAGTACGACCGGTTCGCCGACCTCGCCGAGCGCTTCCCCCACGTCCACCTCGACACCACCATGGCGGCCACGGACTTCACCGAGCGCACCGCGCCGATGCCGCCCGGCTACGTCGACCGGCTCGGCGCGCTCGCCGACAAGGTGGTGCTGGGCAGCGACTTCCCGAACATCCCCTACGACTACGCGCACCAGCTCTTCGGGCTCGCACGGCTGGGCCTCGGCGACGATTGGATGCGCAAGGTGCTGTGGCACAACGGTCGCGCCCTGCTGGAGCGCGCGGGCGCCTGA
- a CDS encoding Y-family DNA polymerase: MTAQRILALWCPDWPAAAAAADADLPPDRPVAVLHGNRVVACNAPARADGVRRGMKRRESQARCPGLHVAQADEGRDARLFEPVAGAVAALIPLIEVLRPGLVVIPARGAARFFGGEEQAAERLVDAASSVGAESLAGIADEVFTAALAARRGTVVPPGESTAFLAPLPIAQLGAEPALAGDDRTELLDLLHRLGLRTVGAFAALSATDVATRFGTDAIAAHRQARAAGDRPPSTAALPPGLEVELRPDPPIDRVDAAAFAGRALASELHGKLSAAGVACLRLEVSAIAANGERHSRIWRCAEPLTPDGTADRVRWQIDGWLTGGRSGRSAKRGGEGGPGAPISLLRLEPVEVVDAGALQAGMWGDDADGAARFRRALVRVQGLLGGEAVRVGVRSGGRGPAERVTWVPLGDEAVPDRDPAAPWPGRMPEPAPAVLVTGASVTMTDAAGAAVRVTERGAFTGEPTHLVWGSRDWPLRWWAGPWLVDERWWAADGAAEPRARAQVLLEPAPGRDDGRALLLQYAGGWEVEGVYE, from the coding sequence ATGACCGCGCAGCGCATCCTCGCGCTGTGGTGCCCGGACTGGCCGGCGGCTGCCGCGGCGGCGGACGCGGACCTGCCGCCCGATCGCCCCGTCGCGGTCCTGCACGGCAACCGGGTCGTCGCCTGCAACGCGCCCGCCCGGGCCGACGGGGTGCGCCGCGGCATGAAGCGCCGCGAATCGCAGGCCCGCTGCCCGGGCCTGCACGTCGCCCAGGCCGACGAGGGGCGGGACGCGCGGCTCTTCGAGCCCGTGGCCGGCGCCGTGGCCGCGCTGATCCCGCTCATCGAGGTGCTGCGCCCGGGGCTCGTGGTGATCCCGGCGCGCGGCGCGGCGCGGTTCTTCGGCGGCGAGGAGCAGGCCGCCGAGCGTCTGGTGGACGCCGCCTCCTCCGTGGGGGCGGAGTCGCTCGCCGGCATCGCCGACGAGGTCTTCACCGCGGCCCTCGCCGCCCGCCGCGGCACCGTCGTCCCGCCGGGGGAATCGACGGCCTTCCTCGCCCCGCTGCCCATCGCCCAGCTGGGGGCCGAACCCGCGCTCGCGGGCGACGACCGCACCGAGCTCCTCGACCTGCTGCACCGGTTGGGGCTGCGCACCGTCGGCGCCTTCGCGGCGCTCTCCGCGACCGACGTGGCCACCCGCTTCGGGACCGACGCGATCGCCGCGCACCGGCAGGCCCGCGCGGCCGGAGACCGGCCGCCGTCCACCGCTGCCCTGCCACCCGGGCTGGAGGTCGAGCTGCGGCCCGACCCGCCGATCGACCGGGTCGACGCGGCGGCCTTCGCCGGCCGCGCCCTGGCCTCGGAACTGCACGGCAAGCTGTCCGCGGCCGGGGTGGCGTGCCTGCGGCTGGAGGTCTCCGCGATCGCGGCGAACGGCGAACGGCACAGCCGCATCTGGCGCTGCGCCGAACCGCTCACCCCGGACGGCACCGCCGACCGGGTGCGTTGGCAGATCGACGGCTGGCTCACCGGTGGCCGGTCCGGCCGGTCCGCGAAGCGCGGCGGGGAGGGCGGTCCGGGTGCTCCGATCTCCCTGCTGCGGCTCGAGCCCGTCGAGGTGGTCGATGCCGGCGCGCTGCAGGCGGGCATGTGGGGCGACGATGCCGACGGTGCCGCCCGGTTCCGCCGCGCTCTGGTCCGAGTACAGGGCCTGCTCGGCGGCGAGGCGGTGCGGGTGGGGGTGCGCAGCGGAGGTCGCGGCCCGGCCGAGCGGGTCACCTGGGTGCCGCTCGGCGACGAGGCGGTCCCGGACCGCGATCCGGCCGCCCCGTGGCCGGGCAGGATGCCGGAGCCGGCGCCCGCGGTGCTGGTCACGGGGGCATCGGTCACGATGACCGATGCCGCGGGTGCGGCCGTGCGGGTCACCGAGCGCGGCGCCTTCACGGGTGAGCCCACGCACCTGGTGTGGGGTTCGCGCGACTGGCCGCTGCGCTGGTGGGCGGGGCCGTGGCTGGTCGACGAGCGCTGGTGGGCCGCCGACGGTGCCGCCGAGCCCCGGGCCCGTGCCCAGGTGCTGCTCGAGCCTGCGCCGGGCCGCGACGACGGCCGGGCCCTGCTGCTGCAGTACGCCGGGGGATGGGAGGTGGAGGGCGTGTACGAGTGA
- a CDS encoding FAD-dependent oxidoreductase, which yields MTTAAIIGGGIGGLATAALLTRAGWEVEVFERAPSLPATGTALGMWPEAMAVLERVGAADAVRAIGIDQRIAEIRSAGGHRLGPEVRAKGATVIISRPRLLESLAACAPAVRFGDRRTGIDGLGHDVIVGADGIGSVVRAHVVGHEVKPRPLGVDVLIGRCPGSTDTFTEYWGPGRLFGVTPRDGGYINWYSEFDPRAVPAGTPDPDEDPRGWHPRVVETIEGIETETALHYRSRDLPRLPRIARGNVALLGDAAHAMAPNLGRGACETLLDAAALADALGTAADFDGNAAPALRVYESARRRAGQRTMLLSRAMRHVALASRLRTPRDLLLRTVAAAA from the coding sequence ATGACCACGGCAGCGATCATCGGCGGCGGCATCGGCGGACTGGCCACGGCCGCTCTCCTCACGCGAGCGGGATGGGAGGTGGAGGTCTTCGAACGGGCACCGTCGTTACCCGCCACCGGAACCGCGCTCGGGATGTGGCCCGAGGCGATGGCGGTGCTCGAACGAGTGGGCGCGGCGGACGCGGTGCGCGCGATCGGGATCGATCAGCGGATCGCGGAGATCCGCAGCGCCGGCGGGCACCGACTCGGCCCCGAGGTGCGGGCGAAGGGCGCCACCGTCATCATCTCCCGGCCGCGGCTCCTCGAGTCCCTCGCCGCGTGCGCGCCCGCGGTCCGGTTCGGCGACCGCCGCACCGGCATCGACGGACTCGGGCACGACGTGATCGTGGGCGCCGACGGCATCGGCAGCGTCGTCCGCGCGCACGTCGTGGGGCACGAGGTGAAGCCGCGGCCACTGGGCGTCGACGTGCTCATCGGCCGCTGCCCCGGCAGCACCGACACGTTCACCGAGTACTGGGGCCCGGGAAGACTGTTCGGAGTGACGCCGCGCGACGGCGGCTACATCAACTGGTACTCGGAGTTCGATCCCCGCGCGGTGCCCGCGGGCACACCGGACCCGGACGAGGACCCGCGCGGCTGGCACCCGCGCGTGGTCGAGACCATCGAGGGGATCGAGACGGAGACGGCGCTGCACTACCGCTCACGCGACCTGCCGCGACTGCCGCGGATCGCGCGCGGCAACGTCGCCCTCCTCGGCGACGCGGCCCACGCGATGGCCCCCAACCTGGGCCGCGGCGCGTGCGAGACCCTGCTCGATGCGGCCGCACTGGCCGACGCCCTCGGCACGGCAGCGGATTTCGACGGGAACGCGGCTCCGGCGCTGCGCGTCTACGAATCGGCGCGGCGCCGCGCGGGGCAGCGGACGATGCTGCTCTCCCGGGCGATGCGGCACGTCGCGCTCGCCTCGCGACTGCGCACACCACGGGACCTGCTGCTGCGCACCGTCGCCGCGGCGGCCTGA
- a CDS encoding TetR/AcrR family transcriptional regulator, with amino-acid sequence MGRREEVLDAAIEVLGTRGLRGLTHRAVDDVAAAPQGTASNHFRSRSALVKGVVERMVEQDLAFWAGFDGAASAGSGDEILPRAAAYVRWAVGEGRVRSIARLNLFAAAAVEPELQEPLRRGRAAVERMGAAIGAAIGLGPAESALVMDVSDALITRQLALPDPEFDPLPALSTLLAALRRPG; translated from the coding sequence GTGGGACGACGGGAAGAGGTGCTCGATGCGGCCATCGAGGTGCTCGGAACGCGGGGCCTCCGCGGCCTGACGCACCGCGCCGTCGACGACGTGGCCGCCGCCCCGCAGGGCACCGCATCGAATCACTTCCGATCACGGTCGGCGCTGGTCAAGGGAGTCGTCGAGCGGATGGTCGAGCAGGACCTCGCCTTCTGGGCGGGGTTCGACGGCGCCGCCTCCGCGGGGTCCGGCGACGAGATCCTGCCGCGGGCGGCCGCCTATGTGCGGTGGGCGGTCGGAGAGGGGCGGGTGCGCAGTATCGCGCGGCTCAACCTGTTCGCCGCCGCGGCCGTCGAGCCCGAGTTGCAGGAGCCGTTGCGCCGCGGCCGCGCGGCGGTCGAACGGATGGGGGCGGCGATCGGCGCGGCGATCGGCCTGGGGCCGGCCGAGTCCGCCCTGGTCATGGACGTCTCCGACGCCCTGATAACTCGTCAGCTGGCGCTGCCGGACCCGGAGTTCGATCCGCTCCCGGCGCTGTCGACGCTGCTCGCCGCCCTGCGCCGTCCCGGGTAG
- a CDS encoding DUF4440 domain-containing protein encodes MEEAHEPDRTTAPELREVLAELRRREPVFHGPYWRTLEDFDAAVAPDFWEVGASGRRYSREHVRAVTEQRIAAPPDESDWETSEFQVRAMGASVYLLTYTLAQGGRVTRRLTVWRRRENRWSVMFHQGTVVET; translated from the coding sequence ATGGAGGAGGCGCACGAACCGGACCGGACCACCGCGCCGGAGCTGCGCGAGGTGCTCGCGGAGCTCCGCCGTCGCGAACCCGTCTTCCACGGTCCCTACTGGCGCACGCTCGAGGACTTCGACGCCGCCGTCGCTCCCGACTTCTGGGAGGTCGGCGCCTCGGGCCGGCGGTACAGCCGCGAGCACGTCCGGGCGGTGACCGAACAGCGGATCGCCGCGCCGCCGGACGAATCGGACTGGGAGACGAGCGAGTTCCAGGTCCGCGCGATGGGCGCCTCCGTCTACCTGCTCACCTACACGCTGGCGCAGGGCGGCCGGGTCACCCGTCGGCTCACCGTGTGGCGCCGCCGCGAGAACCGGTGGTCGGTGATGTTCCACCAGGGCACGGTCGTCGAGACCTGA